A region of bacterium DNA encodes the following proteins:
- a CDS encoding ABC transporter permease, whose product MKFFIFLKEALKGVWANKLRSFLTLLGVLIGVFSVTTLVSLGEGVKAELTNQITELGSSMLFVIPAKLDSGFQSNPAQVLSGDILTEDDLREIGKMDKVAAVVPLQFLTLPVFYSGKPISSALVVGVSKEAFGFTYFDIGKGRAFEKINEAVVGTGIVEAMGVKADKAIGRKLKIKDREVVVKGVFKASSEQSLFGQSDTSFMVAVPIDLAAEIEGRKKIFRIVVQVGEAADVEAVKESIQSYLNKSHQEEISVVDQEDLVGFINTFLSLMTAFVSAIAAISLVVGGVGIMNIMLVSVTERTREIGLRKAVGAKPRDILWQFLLESVVLTFLGGLVGVLLSLVVLVVLSFKTPLPFLFSYKGVLVGVAVSVLVGLVFGLFPAWWAAQKDPIQALRYE is encoded by the coding sequence ATGAAGTTTTTTATTTTCTTAAAAGAAGCCCTAAAAGGGGTTTGGGCTAATAAGTTGCGTTCCTTTTTAACTCTTTTGGGGGTTTTAATAGGTGTTTTCTCAGTAACTACTCTTGTTTCTTTGGGGGAAGGGGTTAAAGCTGAACTTACTAATCAGATAACTGAATTGGGTTCAAGTATGCTTTTTGTTATTCCAGCCAAGCTTGACTCAGGCTTCCAGTCTAATCCAGCCCAAGTTTTGAGCGGGGATATTTTAACTGAAGATGATTTAAGGGAAATTGGGAAGATGGATAAGGTTGCCGCAGTAGTTCCACTTCAGTTTTTGACTTTACCTGTTTTTTATTCTGGTAAGCCCATTAGTAGTGCTTTGGTAGTGGGTGTGAGCAAAGAAGCTTTTGGTTTTACTTATTTTGACATTGGCAAAGGAAGAGCTTTTGAAAAAATAAATGAGGCGGTAGTGGGCACAGGGATTGTTGAGGCAATGGGTGTTAAAGCAGATAAGGCAATTGGCAGAAAGTTAAAGATAAAAGACAGAGAAGTAGTAGTGAAAGGTGTTTTTAAGGCTAGTTCTGAGCAGAGTCTTTTTGGCCAGAGCGATACTTCTTTTATGGTAGCTGTCCCTATTGATTTGGCAGCTGAGATTGAAGGGAGAAAAAAGATATTTAGGATTGTGGTTCAGGTTGGGGAAGCAGCCGATGTGGAAGCAGTAAAAGAGAGTATTCAATCTTATTTAAATAAATCACATCAGGAAGAGATTTCTGTGGTGGATCAGGAAGATTTAGTTGGTTTTATAAACACCTTTCTTTCTCTTATGACTGCTTTTGTGAGCGCGATTGCCGCTATATCTTTGGTAGTTGGTGGAGTGGGAATTATGAATATAATGTTAGTTTCTGTTACTGAGAGGACGCGAGAGATTGGCTTGCGCAAGGCAGTGGGGGCAAAGCCGCGTGATATTTTATGGCAGTTTCTTTTGGAGTCAGTAGTTTTGACTTTTTTGGGCGGTTTAGTTGGGGTGTTGCTTTCTTTGGTTGTCTTAGTGGTTCTTTCTTTTAAAACTCCTTTGCCTTTTTTGTTTTCTTATAAAGGGGTATTGGTTGGTGTAGCAGTCTCAGT